Below is a window of Epinephelus fuscoguttatus linkage group LG12, E.fuscoguttatus.final_Chr_v1 DNA.
TTCAAATCTATTCTGGTACAAATAGTATTTTTCTCCTAAACATGAGATataacagacaaaacaagaagttataataatcataaatgaaacagacacacacataaattgTTCCAAGAACtcacattaaatcaaaaataGTACTTTTTTTTACGTAGACCCTCAAAAAGGTACAAATAGCATCGATCTATAACAAAATGATAagcttattctacataaaccaTCATGTAACTACAAAAAACCACTTAGTTAAAAACTAATAATGTACTATTTTCTTTTGCAGTTTTTGCCATGTACAGATAATGATTGCTGTGTAAAagatatgttgatgttgtccaatatCAGGTCTCTGTTAAATCATGTAATGAGATGATTTACAGTAGCTAATTAGCTGCAAAATCGCTCAAGACTGAAATGCTGAGCACATCCGCAAGTACTACGCCTAAAACTCATTGTGTGTGCTTCACAACTAGTGACGAGGATGCACTGTGGCCCATCGTAACTACCATACACCATGGTTAGTGCTTAAGAAGACTTGGACATTACACTTTAAACATACCTGCTGAAGGCTGAACTGGGGTCATACTGTGTTCCACTGTTGCTGTAAATGAAGACAAAGGTTAAACTCTTCActggaaagagagaaaatgaacTTAAAATCAAAGCAATGACTTTTCATGTCTGTACTCAATGGATTTCATACTGCAGGACATCTGTGCTTTATCTAGATGAACTGAAGATAATAATGACTATAGTTGTTGCTTCTGACGTACCAGCGGTGACAGCAATAAGTTTGACtaacaagaaaaaataatacCAAAATAACATGCAGTACAAACCTACTGTATCAACTCTGAGTGATAAAAGTTACCAAACTGAAACAACCTAATCTTTTCCATTTTGTGGCTCTCACTGTTTATTTGGGCTTAAAAGCACACATTTGGATGATTATAAATTTACCACACACTGAATAACTTTAGATCTGGGTTTCAATATATATAACAATTTACCTACAggctcctcctgcagctctccacaATCAAGTGTATTTATGTAAACAAATTTTCTATCAAAGACTCTCCAGAAAAATAGTTTTCTGGCTccaatttttaaaatgtattttttttgttgttgttgttctgacAAGCCTTTAACATCATCAAACTGGAAACTCAAGTTGTTCAAGTGACAGAGAAAATACTTACCCCACAGACTGATAAACAATCAGAGTGCTGTGTGACATGTTGTGAAAGCAAATATTAACCACAGAAACAGGGAAGTGTTAACACATTCACTGTGATGTGCTCCTCTGACACTGTAGACAGGATGGAACAGCtcttatatataaatgtaagGATTATCTGCTTTTATCTATTATATATCACAGTACAATGAATTTCATCAGGTTTTGAACTCAgatgaacaaaatatttttagcTATTTTTGGAAATTTTATAGATTAAACAATCTAAAATCTGTTaataatatttagattttaaaaaacctAAATATGTTAAAAACTTAACACGTACTTTCATCTCTTGTTTACGCCCTCAGTTATGTCACAACCTTACATTACTGTACAGACTTacaggaaaacactgaataatttCCATTGTTTAATGGTCACAGTTGAAGCACATGATATAAAAGAATATTTACACCGatagtttaaaataaaacaaacaaaaatcagtttttgaCAATACACAGGCATACCCAGCAGCTGCTACTATCTAAGCATGCTCCTCGAAAGTAGCaaccacacattaaaaaaaaagccacattaaaaattaaaaagggaGTAAAGTGCATGTATGACAGACCTCCCTGTACAGACGTTTCTGATAGACTGCAGAGAAGCTTCACTTGCCAGTCACAGGCACACTCCTAAAATGTGTAcaaaagacagtttaaaaaaaaaaaaaaaaaaaaggaaagtacACACCCACGTCGTAAAGTTGTGCTACACAgtcgcactcacacacagacacaaaccagATATAAAAACATGTACAGTTCCTAAAATGTCAACACTCACAATATAGACCTTTACATCCCGAAGAGAACATAGCAGAAAACTCACAAATATACACTCTGCCTTCAGCTCCCGATCCCCTAACCTACCCGTTCTCCCACACAGTGATACATACACAACATGTCTAGTCTGAGTGGCATCAGAACTGAGAGAGGACACAAGAGAGACGAGTTTACTTCAGTTTGTTGAGTAGAGAAGTTGAAATTGTTTCTGACTGAGACGGAGACATTCCAGGAATCCAGAGCTTGTCGTGTGTGCAGCTCAGATTTGGTTCAGACTTACTGAGGTATTGTGtagtcaaaacaaaaaaaaaaaaaaaaacagacaaaacagcaTGCCCCTtctctttgcatttttttaaataaattgctGCACAACAATGCAGCCTTTTTTGTCAGTTGATGTTCCATTCACCAGCTCTGGATACACATTTCTTTGGGGGAAAACACAAATTTGTTGCGTGTGTGTGGTTCGACCTGagctctttgtgtgtttcaACGCACAACCAATGTTTAAAATCAGTCTCCAGACGGCAGAATTAACTTTGATTGGTATTATTTGTCAGTATAAAGTATTTCTGCCGCATGAATCAACGTTACCAGATCATTAGAACCAAATCTGCAGGTttgagaaatgtgtgtgtgtgctgaattgATTTTGGGCAGAGTCATTTACCTGTTAGACTGTACCAGCCGGATCATTTTCTTGGCAGCTACCCAGCACAACTTGCAAATATTGATGAAGAGACGTGACAGCACGAGAAGAGGAAAACAGAGGCTACATTCCACCTTACATCAGGTCGGACTATTCAATGAACAAACAGCAATCAAGTAAATATCAAGTTCATGATGGAGGAACCAGCGATGACGTAGAGAGTGAGTATGTGCAGGCTCAGGTGTATTAACATTTGAAACAAGTTAATCATTTGGATGATTGTTTTTGCTGCCTTTTAAATGCCGTTATACTACACAGCGCTTCTTCCAAATTGACTTACAGTTTTAATTTCAATTGACGGGACCCTTCATAGCCTTGTCACTGTTCCTGCACTGAGAGAAGTGTCCCTTGGCTGATCTGCAGGGAGAAAACTGTACAGAAATGTCTCGACATATCCTTTAAGGCAAGAGGCATTGGTTTGTTTCGCTGAATAAATCCAACATTACACACTTGATTTCCATTTCTCACAGGTGTGCATGatactgctctctctctctctctctctctcacacacacacacacacacacactcatacggTGAGGGTTACATGGTGTGGTAAAGGGTGCTAGTAGTTCTTTTCTTAAGCCGCCTCAGAGGGTGAGTCCTTCCATATTGCTGCCTTGTTGCCGCAAGTGTCAGCGCAGGCAAGTGCAGAGAATCTTGGTCAGAGTTAGGGAGTTCTCTTCTCTGCAGACTAGATGGCGGAGAGACTCCTGGTGAGGTTTTTCCAGCTTCAGGGAGCCTCTCTGCATCAGTCCCAAGGGCTTTTAGCTGCTGGTCGGCTGCGGAGGGAGACTTGTGGACCCGCTGCTTCTTGGACTCGTCGCTTGCTGTGTGGATCGGAGGTTCTGCAGAGGACGGAGCCATAGAGGAGAGGCTGAACTCCCACTCGCTCAGGTCATTGGCGAGCAGCTCCAGACAGCCCAGTTTGGCCAGAGAGGCTGAGCGCTTCATCAGGGATGGAGGTGTCAGTCCTGCTTGGCGAATCCTCGCTTCCACCTCTCTGACCCTCCTCTGGACGCCACTACCTCGCTTCTGAATGGTTCCAGCACCAAGGCCGAAGATCTGGTCCACACATCTGGCCTTGCCGGCTCCGTCCATGCTTACCTGCTGCAGGAAGGCACCCAGCTCACACAGAGTCTCCCATGTCTCTctcatgatgatgtcactgtgatgtcCCTCTGTGAAGCAGTCCCAGTCTGTGTCTGACTCCAACTGTGTCACACCCTCTAAACACAGGAAGTTTACAGAGGCAAAGGGAGAATGGGCCGAGCGGTGGAAAGACGAAGAGGTAGAGAGCAATCTTGTGTCAGCAGGATGGAGTTTGTGTCCTATTGTGCTTTCGTCATTATTTCCTAGTGTCCCCATCTCAACTACATCACCACTCTCCCTTTTAACTGGTCCAACCTTCCCATcatgctcctcctgctcctcctgcacAGTGCTAATTTCTGACACCTGTGAGTCAACTGATGCATCCTGTGGATTCAACACTGTCGCAGCATGGACACTGGGTGGACGTCGCTGAGAGCTGAAGGAGCTGCCGGAGAGGGACGGTGGAGACGAGGAGGGTGACGGAGTCTCGTGCTCCTGTTTCATTCTTTGCTCCAGCTGTCGCGTGACGCGCCGCACAGACCCCCTTGTCCAATCGCTGTAGAGACGAGCAGGAgccgcctcctcctcttcttctttgtttgtcaCTTCCTCTTTAACATTATCAGCTTCCTTGTGTGATAAAACATCTCCATCTATTTCCTGCCTCGACTTCCTTTCTTCCTGGTCCTGGGGGCCCTGAGGCTCTGTGTGCGATGCACGCTTCAGCCCTGTGACCTGCACAGGGACGGTTGTTTCCTACAAAGACAAGAGAGATAACATAAAAAGACAATTCAGTTTAAATGTGAAATGAGAGTTTAAATATATCTGTAAAGCTATTAAAAAGAAATTCAACTAAGACAGTCTGATTTGACAGATACTCTGCACTGAGTGTTCCACCTTTTGCCACTGGGTGGTGCCTTTGACTCAAGAAAACAAAGGCAACAAAGGCAAACTAATAATTTGAGACCAAATTGAACTGCTCAATGCACTTAATACTCAATACACAGGTCAATACACTTCCAAATGTTGTAAAATTCTGATTTTAGAGAATTATTTGGGTAATATATATGACATCAtgcatcttaaaaaaaaaaagtcaaaacatcCGCACGCTTGTCTCCAAACACCCAAATTGAGACTTTCGGAAGAGCCTGAGAGATACTCTAAAGAAAATTTATGTGACTCAAAGATAACACAATAATGTGGGCTTCTGCAATGAAACTAAGTGTACAGTAGTTTGGGGAAGTTCTGCTCCAAGCAGTAGCCGTacctttcttttctcctcctccttcccctcACTGGTGGAGACCTCCTGAGGCAGTGTTTGTTGTTCCTTGCCGCAACTCTTCAGCTGGGGCGACTGCTGCACTGCAGCACAGTGCGTTTTGCCATCTTGACTCATTTCCTTGAACTTTTCTCTGGCACTGAAAAAGTTAATGTGATCTGCGCTGTGGCCGAACAACAACTTGTTGTCTTGTGGAATGGCACTGGGGTAGCTGATAAAATCACTAGTGGAGGGAGGATGTGCTGCTAAACCGTCCAAGCACATCTGTTggtcacagtctgtttttttgaCAGGCACTTGTGCGGAAAGACTCTGGGGTCCAGCCTGTTGTGTGCTTGGTGTTGGTGTTGTCGTGGGCTCAGGCACTGACACGAGCATTGGTTTCATCACAGGCAGAGAGCTGGACAACACCTGGGGTTTGATAACCTCATCCGTGCAGACTTCAGCTGAGGATGGggcaggagagagggggaggtggTGAAAGGATGGAGGCGGGTGAGGCTGGCCCACTACAACACTGTGTGCAACAGTCACCATGTCTGTTTTCTGAGGCTCGGGCACTACAATGGCAGCCCTTGGCTgggagagaggaagtgatgagGACTGCTCCTCAGAGTCACATAAGCCGTTGGAGAGCGGAGGAGAcggcagagacacagagccaGCTGTGGACTCGGGACAAGGGGGGTCCAACTGGCTGATTTGGACTACAGCAGAATGAGAAGGAGCCTCGAGGCTTCGAGCTTTAGCATCACGTGATAGAGCTGCCACCCCCTCAGAGGACGAGGAGCTGAGCTGTTTGGAGTGAATGCCGGTATCAGGTTGACTAGTGGAGTGTGTTGCTTTGCCAGTGATGGCTGAAGTTCCCAGTGAATCCAGCAGTTCTTTCACAGACGGACCAGACGTGCTGCCGGCCTGGTTATGGGGATCAGAACGACCCAAGCTGTGCGGTTGGCCGTAAGATTTAGACAGTGGCTCATGGTGCTCAGACAGGTCGCTGTCAGAGTGAGAACGCCACAGTTTGTTGTGCCTCTGTTTGCTGTAGGAGGGGTGGGGAGAGAAGtggcacaaagagagaaaaacatttttattgtcttttcatGTCCCTCGTATGATCTTCATGCAAACATATGAACATGCACATGCATGCTTTTAATGTCATAAAGTTATTGTGCTAAATGTATTGTGTCACAGATAAAGATGATGCTTGTATGAAATACGTTTTAAAGCCactgatctttttttattttatttaatcaacAATGGATGATTACGTAGAATGTGAAAGGGGTcaatttttgttttggttttctggccTCCAAACTCAGCTTTCATCAACCTTGTTTACAGCAAGCAGGTGTTTTCTGCAAAAAGCCAAGCGTAGGCTACCTTCACAGTGTCAAAGGGCAAACAAAGTTAGCCACTAGCTATTGAACACAGTGGAGCTTTAACAgctaaaaaatatgtttttcttcaGTAAGTGGAGAACAGACCAGAGCTAAAAGCAGAATATAACATACATTTACATGTCACATGGCCAGAgacacaactccaaatgaatgctattGTTGCtatgtgtctgctggatgtgaaTTGTGGGCAAATTCAAGAAATTGTTCTGGTTTCAAGTTACTGATCTAAAAAttgtatataaaaataatacattaaaatCCTGAGCACATCTCTGAAGTCACACTATCAGCTACTGTCCATAAACAGTATCGCCAgtgaaactaaaagtgaaagccaaccccagcttTGTCCACTTGGCATTTCGCCTCACTGTAATTGTGTATTTCCGGCACTGTCTTAATGAATTTCagagcttcctcttggatgcatgctgcttacagtctggtaccttggcatcatattttataaagaTAAACtaagaaataagaaaatactgagggcagggtctctgcagaaaattacaccaccacacacttctagtgggtcctGAGTAAAAGTTAAGAGGAATTACTTCTATATGAGtccattcattgttttttaggaaaatcccaCTTAGTATATCCTGAAGCAGTTTAAAATAGTTCAGCTCTGTGTTCCCTACCTGGCCAGCAGAATGCCTTGGTACTCCTCCAGCTGTCTCATAAAAGAGGGGTTCGGTTTGGTCACAGCTCGACGCTCCTTGACATAATCAAAGGCCTTTTTCAGATCCCAGCCAAACTCCTTCATGGCGTACGCTATCACTGTGGCTGCAGAGCGACTTATGCCCATTTTACAGTGCACCAGGCACTTGGATCCCGCTTTCCTGGAGTAGATATGAAGAGTCAAGTAGATATATCAGCCTATCATTGTCAGCAGTTACAAGAACAACAGGAACAGACACTCCTTGATAAGCAGATGAGAGAAAAAGTAGAGAACATGCAGTCATTTGAAACTCACTTGGCTCTAGTTATAAACTTGTAAGTGTCGTTCCAATAAGCAAGCAGGTCGGTGGCCTCCTCATCGTAAACACGGATGTTGTGGTACTCAAACACGCCGGGGAAGAAGTTATCAATCTCCCTCGTTACATTCAAGATGTACTGGACCCTGAGTGAGAATGAGACGTGAATCATGATAGGAAAGATTACAAAAAGATAAGGGAGATGATAAGATGTGCAGTTGTTAGACTGAGTCGGTTTGGATATGAGACAAGGATATTTTAACACAAAACCGTTTGTTTAATTCAAACAAAAGTATTGTTTAAGTCTTATCATATGtgtctttatgttttttattgactTCAGTACAGCTTGTACTGTGTGAGTTGTTGTTTCTGTCCCCCTCCTTACCCGCTCTTCTGCAGCTCCTCCAAATTGGATGCATTCCACTCAGATCCCTGAAGGAAACAAAAGCAATCCTCAGACTAGTTCAGAGCCTTCAACTGAGCTTTTCATAATGCTTAAATCCTGTTGCAAGGCATGCCTGACATCAAATGTGCACTCCaaaccaaacaaagacaaagaaccTTAAAATTTGGAGAAACTTAGAGTAACACAAGACTATCTCATGCTCTGCCAGGCTCCTCAGACATGGATTAAGCCTAAGGCACAACCGATGTTCATACATTCTACTCAAAAGAACTGAGACGCTGTCTATTCTTGAGTGTTCTTATCAATTAATTGGTGATCTAGCTGCTCTGGTAGTTCTTCATCCTGTGGATTTCAGTTTAATTAGACCAAGACTGTTGCCAAATACAGCAGTGGTACTCCTTACGTGTTCTGAGTCAACCCACCAAGAAGACGTGATCAAAGATCTCCGTAGGACTGTCCATCTGGCCCAGAATGACAATCATCTCATTGTCGATGAACTCCTTGAACTCTCGCAAGTTGCATGTCATGTGCATTTCCAGCTCTGTTCGGATCTATGGAACACATCCGGCCAgggaacagacaaaaacacccATAAAATCTTAAAACAGCAATCTAAACATAAAATGCTGACATTACATTTTCTAATTTAACACTGGTGACTAAAAAGGAACTTGAATGTCAAGAACAACTCCTTTTTGGGAAGGGCTAAATTTGTTGCAGTGATGGTTGCGTGTGCTTGGAGCATCTGAAGCACTGACTCACCTCTTTGCAGGTGACATTCTCGAGGTCTTTCTGCATCATGATCTCCCTCAAACTGCTTTTGATCTGACGCTCTGTCAGCTCTCTTTCTGTAGGTCTGCAGAAACATCATGACATTGAAATATGTGAACTGTGTGTAAGTCCATTCAATATATGAAGTACTGCTGCGAACATACACCATGGCATATGGAGAAGTCATTTAATGGTGCTATATGTACACTCAAATATGGAGTTGGGGGGTCCTTGTTGAATTGTGTTGAAATAAAGGTCAGCATGATATCATCAGTGAACCCTAGTTGTTCATTTTCCCTACATAAATCTTTTGTTTCATTACGTATTTTTCCCCTGGTCATCCACGCCCCACCTACAGTGGCTCTATAACCCCCTGCAGGCCTGCCCcacagtttgagaaccactgatctagaacATATATTTAAAACTGGAGAGGAAGCATACTCTATATGATCTGGATACTTACGCATCAGAGAAGAGAACGGGCGAATCAGCACGATGTGACTGCACATCCTGCATGGCGTTCCACTCGTTGATGCGTGCCTGGTCGGAGTAGACCCTGCTTTGATAGTAGCTGACCCAGGTGAGGAACAAGCTGCCTGGGAAGTAGTTGTGACAACGAGCCACCTCGCATGCTTTATGGAGTGACTGGAGGGCCGACCTGCAAGTAATTGTGAGtgaaaaatgaggcagatgatGAAGGCGATGGAGTTTAAGCTCATGAGAGAAAACGAAACTTTCAAATAAATGACAGTGACATGCTTTGGCTACCAAGATTAACATTTGCAAAACAATAAAAGTGCAGATATCTGTTCCCACCATGTCGTGTGATTAATGCAGTGTGACTCACCACATGGCCTGCACAGAGACGGGCTTGAATACATGCACTCTGTTATCAGTCGACACACTGAAACCCCTGGGTGCAAAAAGAGAGGGAgcaaagaggagagagatgaaataaaatttcaaaaaaGACACAGCTAGCCACTTTAACAGCCtggtgtttagtgtgtgttagccctgtgtTTAAAACATGTCGAATATTTTCTTACCCATCTCCGTCCAGATGTATCAACGTGTCGCTCCATAAAGGCAAAACCAGCCCTACAGAACATGAGCTGGGAgggaaaatattaaatttaatgcACAGTATCAAAACAAGCAGGCACATACAAGCTTGAGTATTTGACTGTCTCACCTATCTACAGGACTGAAATCCATTCCCAGCACCACGCTCTCCTCCGTGTCTTGACGACCATTGGTTGAGACCACCACCATGTAGCGGGTGATCTGGGTGTGGATACTCTCCAAACGGACAGCCTAGAGCAAGAACAACACCTTCAGTGTCTTCGACAGCTGACTGAAAACCTTAAGAATgaacattgtgtttgtgttatggtGTGTACGCACCAGTCTGATGTTGTCCTCCGGTCTGAGGAGAGTAAACATGGTTTGTAGATGCTGCTGGATGTCTCCTGGTAAAATGACAGTGATAAAAAACAGTCAAGACCTGCAGTTCTGAATAAATGACAACTTTTTTCTCCCAGCAGTCAATTGATTCTGGGAAAGAGCTTTCACCTCACCTGCATGTTTGCTGCGCAGCTGTGAGAAGCGAGAGgcagatgaagaagaggagccATTTCCTCGAGGTAAGAAGAGAGCAGCTCCTTTAACTGTCAGGAAACTTTCACTGATgctggacagacagagagaaaaaataaagtcagtGAGAACCATCTATGAAGACTGATAACATTCAACCTGGAAAATG
It encodes the following:
- the ssh2b gene encoding protein phosphatase Slingshot homolog 2b isoform X2; the protein is MALVTVQRSPTPSTSSSPCVSESGSGEDDRRSQPRSISESFLTVKGAALFLPRGNGSSSSSASRFSQLRSKHAGDIQQHLQTMFTLLRPEDNIRLAVRLESIHTQITRYMVVVSTNGRQDTEESVVLGMDFSPVDSSCSVGLVLPLWSDTLIHLDGDGGFSVSTDNRVHVFKPVSVQAMWSALQSLHKACEVARCHNYFPGSLFLTWVSYYQSRVYSDQARINEWNAMQDVQSHRADSPVLFSDAPTERELTERQIKSSLREIMMQKDLENVTCKEIRTELEMHMTCNLREFKEFIDNEMIVILGQMDSPTEIFDHVFLGSEWNASNLEELQKSGVQYILNVTREIDNFFPGVFEYHNIRVYDEEATDLLAYWNDTYKFITRAKKAGSKCLVHCKMGISRSAATVIAYAMKEFGWDLKKAFDYVKERRAVTKPNPSFMRQLEEYQGILLASKQRHNKLWRSHSDSDLSEHHEPLSKSYGQPHSLGRSDPHNQAGSTSGPSVKELLDSLGTSAITGKATHSTSQPDTGIHSKQLSSSSSEGVAALSRDAKARSLEAPSHSAVVQISQLDPPCPESTAGSVSLPSPPLSNGLCDSEEQSSSLPLSQPRAAIVVPEPQKTDMVTVAHSVVVGQPHPPPSFHHLPLSPAPSSAEVCTDEVIKPQVLSSSLPVMKPMLVSVPEPTTTPTPSTQQAGPQSLSAQVPVKKTDCDQQMCLDGLAAHPPSTSDFISYPSAIPQDNKLLFGHSADHINFFSAREKFKEMSQDGKTHCAAVQQSPQLKSCGKEQQTLPQEVSTSEGKEEEKRKETTVPVQVTGLKRASHTEPQGPQDQEERKSRQEIDGDVLSHKEADNVKEEVTNKEEEEEAAPARLYSDWTRGSVRRVTRQLEQRMKQEHETPSPSSSPPSLSGSSFSSQRRPPSVHAATVLNPQDASVDSQVSEISTVQEEQEEHDGKVGPVKRESGDVVEMGTLGNNDESTIGHKLHPADTRLLSTSSSFHRSAHSPFASVNFLCLEGVTQLESDTDWDCFTEGHHSDIIMRETWETLCELGAFLQQVSMDGAGKARCVDQIFGLGAGTIQKRGSGVQRRVREVEARIRQAGLTPPSLMKRSASLAKLGCLELLANDLSEWEFSLSSMAPSSAEPPIHTASDESKKQRVHKSPSAADQQLKALGTDAERLPEAGKTSPGVSPPSSLQRRELPNSDQDSLHLPALTLAATRQQYGRTHPLRRLKKRTTSTLYHTM
- the ssh2b gene encoding protein phosphatase Slingshot homolog 2b isoform X1 — translated: MPPGVVTAPRSSSAGCFCACCGVKMRPHFTENSVISQGDIYQLISESFLTVKGAALFLPRGNGSSSSSASRFSQLRSKHAGDIQQHLQTMFTLLRPEDNIRLAVRLESIHTQITRYMVVVSTNGRQDTEESVVLGMDFSPVDSSCSVGLVLPLWSDTLIHLDGDGGFSVSTDNRVHVFKPVSVQAMWSALQSLHKACEVARCHNYFPGSLFLTWVSYYQSRVYSDQARINEWNAMQDVQSHRADSPVLFSDAPTERELTERQIKSSLREIMMQKDLENVTCKEIRTELEMHMTCNLREFKEFIDNEMIVILGQMDSPTEIFDHVFLGSEWNASNLEELQKSGVQYILNVTREIDNFFPGVFEYHNIRVYDEEATDLLAYWNDTYKFITRAKKAGSKCLVHCKMGISRSAATVIAYAMKEFGWDLKKAFDYVKERRAVTKPNPSFMRQLEEYQGILLASKQRHNKLWRSHSDSDLSEHHEPLSKSYGQPHSLGRSDPHNQAGSTSGPSVKELLDSLGTSAITGKATHSTSQPDTGIHSKQLSSSSSEGVAALSRDAKARSLEAPSHSAVVQISQLDPPCPESTAGSVSLPSPPLSNGLCDSEEQSSSLPLSQPRAAIVVPEPQKTDMVTVAHSVVVGQPHPPPSFHHLPLSPAPSSAEVCTDEVIKPQVLSSSLPVMKPMLVSVPEPTTTPTPSTQQAGPQSLSAQVPVKKTDCDQQMCLDGLAAHPPSTSDFISYPSAIPQDNKLLFGHSADHINFFSAREKFKEMSQDGKTHCAAVQQSPQLKSCGKEQQTLPQEVSTSEGKEEEKRKETTVPVQVTGLKRASHTEPQGPQDQEERKSRQEIDGDVLSHKEADNVKEEVTNKEEEEEAAPARLYSDWTRGSVRRVTRQLEQRMKQEHETPSPSSSPPSLSGSSFSSQRRPPSVHAATVLNPQDASVDSQVSEISTVQEEQEEHDGKVGPVKRESGDVVEMGTLGNNDESTIGHKLHPADTRLLSTSSSFHRSAHSPFASVNFLCLEGVTQLESDTDWDCFTEGHHSDIIMRETWETLCELGAFLQQVSMDGAGKARCVDQIFGLGAGTIQKRGSGVQRRVREVEARIRQAGLTPPSLMKRSASLAKLGCLELLANDLSEWEFSLSSMAPSSAEPPIHTASDESKKQRVHKSPSAADQQLKALGTDAERLPEAGKTSPGVSPPSSLQRRELPNSDQDSLHLPALTLAATRQQYGRTHPLRRLKKRTTSTLYHTM